In a genomic window of Ranitomeya imitator isolate aRanImi1 chromosome 5, aRanImi1.pri, whole genome shotgun sequence:
- the LOC138680653 gene encoding piggyBac transposable element-derived protein 4-like yields MSDSNAGSSFRHNPRKRVCRFTSDEIMRMLEESDSEHEDEPYVPSDDENYVPQVDVTEEDSDIEQEMVIEHENEYESDESVEDDSVPQSAGDIWTAKDETQWCSNPLPNAQTKSRNVLRQRGGPAAISNLYTAKELFKSIMTPEMCDIILRETNRKAKRVCDAYNNELVQRFPDSSKRPPQKTFKQFTETELHAFLGILIAAGVHRANKENLEEMWNVAALPLIRAAMSRDRFKMILRFIRFDNENTRAERVQTDKAAPIRDIWTMLNSNLERAYKPYHCITVDEQLFPFRGHTKFTQYIPSKPAKYGIKIFWACDSSNAYPLQGQLYTGKPTDGPRQVNIGERTVLDLVSSYKGSGRNVTTDNFFTTMELAKVLNSWNMTLVGTVRKNKRFLPNNMQPAKERPVYSTNFAYNHDATVCSYVPKKNKSVVLLSSMHMTGEVEETLAAKPEIIKYYNITKGGVDVMDKMLGEYTVKRRTSRWTLAFFYNMIDVSGLASYIIYREHNPSFRAKDQRRKFLKDLANQLCMIAIEDRSTNKMIMRNHFLRGAVEMVLGRCIVVASQPAAGPKIPHGSRGPSPVVGSCYVCRDLRRKQRKTRKSCVVCVKPICDEHSVAKPTCITCKENQ; encoded by the exons atgagtgatagtaatgctggatctagtttccgccataatccaagaaaacgtgtttgcag atttacgtctgacgaaataatgcgaatgctagaagaatctgattctgagcatgaggatgaaccatatgttccatctgatgatgaaaactatgtaccacaagtggatgttactgaagaagattcagacattgaacaagaaatggtcatagagcatgaaaatgaatacgaatcagacgaaagtgttgaggatgattctgtgcctcaaagtgcaggcgacatttggactgctaaggatgaaactcaatggtgcagtaatccactgccaaatgcacaaacaaaatctcgtaatgtcctacgacaaagaggtggccctgcagcaatcagcaacctatatacagcaaaagagctattcaagtccatcatgactcccgagatgtgtgacatcatattacgggaaacgaatcgaaaggccaagagagtttgtgatgcttacaacaacgaactggtacaacgttttcctgattcttccaaacggccaccacaaaaaacattcaagcaatttactgaaactgaacttcatgcatttttgggcatactgattgctgctggtgtgcacagagccaacaaagagaatctggaggaaatgtggaatgttgctgctctgcctcttatacgtgcagccatgtctcgtgaccgcttcaagatgatactcagatttatcaggtttgacaacgaaaatacacgtgcagaacgtgtgcaaacagataaagctgcaccaatacgggacatctggacaatgctgaacagtaatctggagagagcctacaagccatatcattgtatcaccgtcgacgagcaattatttccatttagaggtcatactaaatttacccagtatataccttcaaaaccagctaaatatggcataaagattttctgggcttgtgactcatcaaatgcctaccctttacaaggtcagctctacactgggaaaccaactgatggtcctcgacaagtaaacattggagaacgaacagtattggacctagtgagctcgtataaaggctctggaagaaatgtcaccaccgataacttctttacaaccatggaactagctaaggtattgaactcctggaacatgacactagttggtacagtgagaaaaaacaaaaggttcctacctaacaacatgcagcctgccaaagaaaggcctgtatactcgacaaattttgcctacaatcatgatgcaacagtctgttcatatgtaccaaagaagaacaaatcagtcgtgcttctatcatctatgcacatgacgggagaagttgaagagacactagcagccaagccagagataataaaatactacaacataacaaaaggtggcgttgatgttatggataaaatgttgggagagtacactgtgaaacgacgaacatcacgttggactttggcatttttctacaatatgattgatgtcagtgggttagcatcctacatcatctacagagaacacaatccaagcttcagggcaaaggatcaacgaagaaagttcctgaaagatctcgcaaatcagctgtgtatgattgcaattgaagatcgtagtacaaacaaaatgataatgagaaaccattttcttcgaggtgcagtagaaatggtgcttggacgatgcattgtggtagcatcgcagccagcagctggccccaaaatacctcatggtagtcgtggaccctcccctgttgttggtagttgctatgtctgcagagacctgaggcgaaaacaacgcaagactagaaagtcttgtgtggtttgtgtgaaacccatttgcgatgaacactctgtagcaaagccaacatgcattacttgcaaagaaaatcaataa